A genomic region of Rhodohalobacter sp. 614A contains the following coding sequences:
- the xerC gene encoding tyrosine recombinase XerC, whose protein sequence is MKELIDKYLKYLKIERNSSDHTITSYQNDLTQLLDFTAQHFEKEPDSVDVSDIDRLTIRLWLGELTEEGMARNTIARKVAAVRSFFKYCYKRSYITKNPAHLLIIPKKEKRLPKIVQAGEINEMMELASDPAPETVQERAILELFYSTGIRLSELTNLNVKDIQIHQHQLTVLGKGSKQRIVPLGDKALDAIKNHLQTRSELFTTKSSKEAKNALFLSVGGNRIYPRMVQRIIKKYLLKVSEVTQKSPHTLRHSFATHMLDAGADIRLIKEFLGHANLASTQIYTHTSVERLQKIYSQAHPRAENKS, encoded by the coding sequence ATGAAGGAGCTGATCGATAAATACCTGAAGTATCTGAAAATTGAACGAAATTCTTCCGATCACACCATTACTTCGTACCAGAACGACCTGACCCAGCTTCTGGACTTTACAGCTCAACACTTCGAAAAAGAACCCGATTCAGTTGATGTTTCCGATATTGACAGGTTAACCATTCGACTGTGGCTGGGTGAATTGACCGAAGAAGGCATGGCGAGAAATACAATTGCAAGAAAAGTGGCTGCTGTTCGTTCTTTTTTTAAATACTGTTATAAACGGAGTTATATCACAAAAAACCCTGCTCATTTACTCATCATCCCCAAAAAAGAAAAGAGATTACCAAAAATTGTACAGGCCGGTGAAATCAATGAAATGATGGAACTTGCCAGTGACCCTGCTCCTGAAACCGTACAGGAACGGGCAATTTTGGAACTATTTTACTCAACAGGAATACGATTGAGTGAGCTTACAAATTTAAATGTGAAGGACATACAAATTCATCAACATCAACTTACCGTGCTTGGGAAAGGTAGTAAACAGCGGATTGTACCTCTTGGTGATAAAGCTCTGGATGCTATAAAAAATCATCTGCAAACACGATCTGAGCTCTTTACAACGAAAAGTAGTAAAGAGGCAAAAAATGCTCTCTTCCTATCGGTTGGCGGTAATCGAATTTATCCAAGAATGGTGCAGAGAATCATCAAAAAATATCTCTTAAAAGTAAGCGAAGTCACTCAAAAAAGTCCGCATACACTTCGCCACAGTTTTGCCACCCATATGCTGGATGCCGGGGCCGATATCCGTTTAATTAAGGAATTTCTTGGTCATGCAAATCTTGCATCTACACAAATATATACACATACAAGTGTTGAACGACTTCAAAAAATATACAGTCAAGCCCATCCAAGGGCAGAAAATAAATCCTAA
- a CDS encoding glycosyltransferase, translating into MALQIITWLLFFSLLYLLITSIIFLRNRIELTSLYAESSLDNQLRVSVCIPARNEEGSIRNLLQSLKDQDWPNYEVLVMDDQSTDQTFEIAESFQEKYPRKFFVYKGKEKPANWLGKPWACHQLFHKSTGEILLFLDADTQIQPGTLRKIVASFDHYNLDMLTVWPRQKLVTFWEQTIIPVVYYTLLSVLPAIYVYRNPKWMPSFLRKKMNTKFTAACGQCLAFRRHAYETIGGHESVKNQVIEDVELAKRIKKEGFVLRMFDGIGTVSCRMYHNENEIFEGFRKNFLLGFNNSIFVFILMGVLHLIVFVLPFITILISLLTFNRTIFFLSVASIVLILMQRLILAIWFKMNPLFSFTHPIAVLWFEWLAIVKIRDYFGGTSTNWKGRKV; encoded by the coding sequence ATGGCATTACAAATCATAACCTGGCTCCTTTTCTTCTCTTTACTTTATCTGCTGATCACGTCAATAATTTTTTTAAGAAACCGGATTGAACTGACATCACTTTACGCCGAATCTTCCCTGGATAATCAACTCCGTGTATCGGTTTGTATCCCCGCCAGGAATGAAGAAGGCTCGATTCGAAATTTGCTCCAATCACTTAAAGATCAAGATTGGCCGAATTATGAAGTTCTTGTTATGGACGATCAATCAACCGACCAAACTTTTGAAATTGCTGAATCATTCCAAGAAAAATATCCCAGGAAATTCTTTGTTTATAAAGGGAAAGAAAAGCCAGCTAACTGGCTGGGAAAACCGTGGGCTTGCCATCAGTTATTCCACAAAAGTACTGGAGAGATTCTTCTTTTCCTGGATGCGGATACCCAAATCCAGCCGGGTACATTAAGAAAGATTGTTGCTTCATTTGATCATTATAATCTGGACATGCTTACCGTTTGGCCCAGGCAGAAACTCGTCACTTTTTGGGAACAGACAATCATTCCGGTTGTTTATTACACCTTACTCAGTGTTTTGCCGGCGATTTACGTCTACAGAAATCCCAAATGGATGCCTTCTTTTCTTAGAAAAAAAATGAATACGAAATTTACAGCCGCTTGTGGCCAGTGTCTTGCTTTTAGACGGCATGCTTATGAAACAATTGGCGGACACGAATCGGTAAAAAACCAGGTGATAGAAGATGTTGAACTGGCAAAACGGATTAAAAAAGAAGGATTTGTTTTGCGAATGTTTGATGGGATTGGAACTGTTTCCTGCCGGATGTATCACAATGAAAATGAAATTTTTGAAGGGTTTCGAAAAAACTTTCTACTTGGATTCAACAATTCCATATTCGTCTTTATTCTGATGGGAGTCTTGCATCTGATAGTATTCGTGCTCCCTTTCATTACTATTCTAATCTCGCTACTAACTTTTAACCGCACAATCTTCTTCTTATCTGTTGCATCCATCGTATTGATATTGATGCAAAGATTAATCCTTGCCATATGGTTTAAAATGAACCCGCTTTTTTCGTTTACCCACCCGATTGCTGTATTGTGGTTTGAATGGCTGGCTATCGTAAAAATCCGGGATTATTTTGGTGGAACGTCAACTAACTGGAAGGGACGAAAAGTCTAA
- the hpf gene encoding ribosome hibernation-promoting factor, HPF/YfiA family, translating to MKTTFTARHFQSSPDLKQYCLDAVEKLDQFFDKIIVCDIILKPGQDDENPSTAELNVKVPGKLINVSEDAPTYEQAMGAAVDTAVRQLRKYKTKNFEHQ from the coding sequence ATGAAAACTACATTCACAGCAAGACATTTTCAAAGTAGTCCGGATTTAAAGCAATATTGCCTGGATGCCGTAGAAAAATTGGATCAGTTTTTTGATAAAATTATTGTTTGCGACATTATTCTTAAACCCGGACAGGATGATGAAAACCCCTCAACTGCTGAACTGAATGTAAAAGTGCCGGGAAAATTAATTAACGTATCCGAAGATGCCCCAACTTATGAGCAGGCAATGGGAGCCGCTGTAGATACTGCGGTCCGGCAATTACGTAAATACAAAACGAAGAACTTCGAACATCAATAA